In the Limanda limanda chromosome 1, fLimLim1.1, whole genome shotgun sequence genome, one interval contains:
- the lman1 gene encoding protein ERGIC-53 translates to MAESSARPPGCTAPALIFTFLATLLFQRSVGDMVSGASATEEALHRRFEYKYSFKGPHLAQGDGSIPFWIHSGNAIPSADQVRITPSLRSQKGSVWTKNPVNFEHWEAEVTFRVSGRGRMGADGLAVWFTTAQGLDGPVYGAADHWNGLGIFFDSFDNDGKKNNPSIIVVGNNGNLAYDHQNDGTTQALGTCLRDFRNKPYPVRAKITYYKKTLTVMINNGFTPDKDDYEFCTKIDNMVIPTEGFFGISAATGGLADDHDVLSFLLFRLTEPGQQPPPPESEIPKEEKDKYQEEFQNFQQELDKKKEEFQKEHPDVQGEPIEDLYETVNDREIRQVFEGQNRIHLEIKQLHRQLAMILDEQRRYVSVITDEVAKKGANVESGQVDSVNPQLSTVLSTQQEVLRNLNDLKSSFHESLKQIGSAQLQGNAAGIGTYETIQHFNEIKEHLHTVKRDVDHLVQRSAQNPAEKIVKCPDPPPVPSCLSTIHFIIFIVIQSVLFFCYIMYKTQQEAAAKKFF, encoded by the exons ATGGCGGAGTCCTCAGCGCGGCCGCCGGGCTGCACCGCTCCTGCGTTGATATTCACTTTCCTCGCCACGTTGTTGTTCCAGCGAAGCGTCGGGGACATGGTCTCCGGTGCGTCCGCGACGGAGGAGGCTCTCCACCGCCGCTTCGAGTACAAGTACAGCTTCAAGGGTCCTCACCTGGCGCAGGGCGACGGCAGCATCCCCTTCTGGATCCACTCGGGAA ATGCTATCCCCAGTGCAGACCAGGTGCGCATCACCCCGTCTCTCAGGAGCCAGAAGGGCTCCGTGTGGACGAAGAACCCAGTCAACTTCGAACACTGGGAGGCCGAGGTGACCTTCAGAGTATCTGGAAGAGGCAGGATGGGAGCGGACGGTTTG GCTGTGTGGTTCACGACGGCACAAGGCCTCGACGGCCCAGTGTACGGAGCCGCCGACCACTGGAACGGACTTGGAATTTTCTTTGACTCTTTTGACAACGATGGAAAG AAAAATAACCCGTCCATAATAGTTGTGGGAAACAATGGCAACCTTGCTTATGACCACCAAAA TGACGGCACCACACAAGCTCTCGGCACATGCTTACGAGACTTCCGCAACAAACCGTATCCTGTCAGAGCCAAAATAACATACTACAAGAAGACACTGACG gtgATGATCAACAACGGTTTCACTCCAGACAAAGACGACTATGAGTTCTGCACAAAGATTGACAACATGGTCATTCCCACTGAGGGCTTCTTTGGCATTTCGGCCGCCACCGGTGGTTTAGCAG aTGACCATGATGTCTTGTCCTTCTTGTTATTCAGACTCACAGAACCAGGCCAGCAACCG CCCCCACCTGAATCTGAGATTCCTAAAGAAGAGAAGGACAAGTACCAGGAGGAATTTCAGAACTTCCAGCAAGAGCTcgacaaaaagaaagaggagtTTCAGAAAGAGCACCCAGACGTCCAAGGAGAGCCAA TTGAGGACCTGTATGAGACCGTGAATGACAGGGAGATCCGGCAGGTGTTTGAAGGCCAGAACCGGATCCATCTGGAGATCAAACAGCTCCACCGGCAGCTCGCCATGATCCTGGACGAGCAGCGCAGATACGTCTCCGTTATCACCGATGAGGTCGCCAAAAAGGGGGCAAACGTTGAGTCGGGACAG GTCGATTCTGTCAATCCACAGTTGAGCACCGTCTTGTCTACCCAGCAAGAGGTTCTCAGAAACCTGAACGATCTAAA AAGCTCCTTCCACGAGTCGCTGAAACAGATCGGCTCAGCCCAGCTCCAGGGAAATGCAGCTGGTATCGGAACATATGAGACCATTCAGCACTTCAACGAAATCAAGGAGCATCTGCACACGGTCAAAAGAGACGTGGATCACCTGGTGCAGCGCAGTGCTCAG AATCCTGCTGAGAAGATCGTAAAGTGCCCTGACCCACCTCCTGTGCCTTCCTGCTTATCCACCATTCATTTTATAATCTTCATCGTCATCCAGTCAGTCCTGTTCTTCTGCTACATCATGTACAA AACTCAACAAGAAGCTGCAGCAAAGAAATTCTTTTGA